The Physeter macrocephalus isolate SW-GA chromosome 13, ASM283717v5, whole genome shotgun sequence genome window below encodes:
- the URM1 gene encoding ubiquitin-related modifier 1 isoform X3 yields MAAPLSVEVEFGGGAELLFDGVKKHQVTLPGQEEPWDIRNLLVWIKKNLLKERPELFIQGDSVRPGILVLINDADWELLGELDYQLQDQDSILFISTLHACQLMPRSRAGGRAGEARFSTATRDASMTAEIGQGHTPSILGHFQLECKRGQG; encoded by the exons ATGGCAGCGCCCTTGTCAGTGGAGGTGGAGTTCGG AGGCGGTGCGGAGCTCCTGTTTGATGGTGTGAAGAAACATCAGGTCACCTTGCCTGGACAGGAGGAACCCT GGGACATCCGGAACCTCCTTGTCTGGATCAAGAAGAACTTGCTAAAAGAGCGGCCAGAGTTGTTCATCCAGGGAGACAGCGT GCGGCCAGGGATTCTGGTGCTGATTAACGATGCCGACTGGGAACTGCTG GGTGAGCTGGACTACCAGCTTCAGGACCAGGACAGCATCCTCTTCATATCCACGCTGCACG CGTGCCAGTTAATGCCGAGGAGCAGGGCAGGAGGACGTGCTGGGGAAGCCAGGTTCTCCACCGCAACTAGGGATGCCAGCATGACGGCTGAAATTGGCCAGGGCCACACTCCAAGCATTTTGGGTCATTTTCAGCTTGAGTGCAAAAGGGGTCAGGGATAG
- the URM1 gene encoding ubiquitin-related modifier 1 isoform X8, which yields MAAPLSVEVEFGGGAELLFDGVKKHQVTLPGQEEPWDIRNLLVWIKKNLLKERPELFIQGDSVRPGILVLINDADWELLRAS from the exons ATGGCAGCGCCCTTGTCAGTGGAGGTGGAGTTCGG AGGCGGTGCGGAGCTCCTGTTTGATGGTGTGAAGAAACATCAGGTCACCTTGCCTGGACAGGAGGAACCCT GGGACATCCGGAACCTCCTTGTCTGGATCAAGAAGAACTTGCTAAAAGAGCGGCCAGAGTTGTTCATCCAGGGAGACAGCGT GCGGCCAGGGATTCTGGTGCTGATTAACGATGCCGACTGGGAACTGCTG CGTGCCAGTTAA
- the URM1 gene encoding ubiquitin-related modifier 1 isoform X7, with protein sequence MAAPLSVEVEFGGGAELLFDGVKKHQVTLPGQEEPWDIRNLLVWIKKNLLKERPELFIQGDSVRPGILVLINDADWELLVSTSGNSPPSTAPLAALRAS encoded by the exons ATGGCAGCGCCCTTGTCAGTGGAGGTGGAGTTCGG AGGCGGTGCGGAGCTCCTGTTTGATGGTGTGAAGAAACATCAGGTCACCTTGCCTGGACAGGAGGAACCCT GGGACATCCGGAACCTCCTTGTCTGGATCAAGAAGAACTTGCTAAAAGAGCGGCCAGAGTTGTTCATCCAGGGAGACAGCGT GCGGCCAGGGATTCTGGTGCTGATTAACGATGCCGACTGGGAACTGCTGGTCAGTACCTCGGGGAACAGCCCTCCCTCAACCGCTCCCCTCGCTGCTTTG CGTGCCAGTTAA
- the URM1 gene encoding ubiquitin-related modifier 1 isoform X4 → MAAPLSVEVEFGGGAELLFDGVKKHQVTLPGQEEPWDIRNLLVWIKKNLLKERPELFIQGDSVRPGILVLINDADWELLGELDYQLQDQDSILFISTLHVLAAVCAHHSQGFVGRRPPGW, encoded by the exons ATGGCAGCGCCCTTGTCAGTGGAGGTGGAGTTCGG AGGCGGTGCGGAGCTCCTGTTTGATGGTGTGAAGAAACATCAGGTCACCTTGCCTGGACAGGAGGAACCCT GGGACATCCGGAACCTCCTTGTCTGGATCAAGAAGAACTTGCTAAAAGAGCGGCCAGAGTTGTTCATCCAGGGAGACAGCGT GCGGCCAGGGATTCTGGTGCTGATTAACGATGCCGACTGGGAACTGCTG GGTGAGCTGGACTACCAGCTTCAGGACCAGGACAGCATCCTCTTCATATCCACGCTGCACG TGTTGGCGGCGGTGTGTGCACATCATTCTCAAGGCTTTGTGGGCAGACGACCCCCGGGCTGGTGA
- the URM1 gene encoding ubiquitin-related modifier 1 isoform X1, protein MAAPLSVEVEFGGGAELLFDGVKKHQVTLPGQEEPWDIRNLLVWIKKNLLKERPELFIQGDSVRPGILVLINDADWELLVSTSGNSPPSTAPLAALEAGWGQAAPGRQDGSPLLPPSLWKSWGLSACNSWPWKNKRLGCLLALPGTSSLETGGTPHFPQLWSLVQPLCPQPRAFRTALHPKREQGLKARLSRLRERVM, encoded by the exons ATGGCAGCGCCCTTGTCAGTGGAGGTGGAGTTCGG AGGCGGTGCGGAGCTCCTGTTTGATGGTGTGAAGAAACATCAGGTCACCTTGCCTGGACAGGAGGAACCCT GGGACATCCGGAACCTCCTTGTCTGGATCAAGAAGAACTTGCTAAAAGAGCGGCCAGAGTTGTTCATCCAGGGAGACAGCGT GCGGCCAGGGATTCTGGTGCTGATTAACGATGCCGACTGGGAACTGCTGGTCAGTACCTCGGGGAACAGCCCTCCCTCAACCGCTCCCCTCGCTGCTTTG GAAGCAGGATGGGGGCAGGCAGCACCTGGTAGGCAGGATGGttcacccctcctccctccatccctctggAAGTCTTGGGGCCTCAGTGCCTGCAACAGCTGgccttggaaaaataaaagactagGTTGTTTACTGGCCTTGCCTGGAACTTCATCCTTAGAAACCGGTGGCACCCCACATTTCCCCCAGCTGTGGTCTCTGGTCCAACCTCTCTGTCCTCAGCCTAGGGCTTTCAGAACTGCCCTTCACCCAAAGAGAGAGCAGGGGTTGAAAGCCAGACTATCCAGACTCCGGGAAAGGGTGATGTGA
- the URM1 gene encoding ubiquitin-related modifier 1 isoform X2 has protein sequence MAAPLSVEVEFGGGAELLFDGVKKHQVTLPGQEEPWDIRNLLVWIKKNLLKERPELFIQGDSVRPGILVLINDADWELLEAGWGQAAPGRQDGSPLLPPSLWKSWGLSACNSWPWKNKRLGCLLALPGTSSLETGGTPHFPQLWSLVQPLCPQPRAFRTALHPKREQGLKARLSRLRERVM, from the exons ATGGCAGCGCCCTTGTCAGTGGAGGTGGAGTTCGG AGGCGGTGCGGAGCTCCTGTTTGATGGTGTGAAGAAACATCAGGTCACCTTGCCTGGACAGGAGGAACCCT GGGACATCCGGAACCTCCTTGTCTGGATCAAGAAGAACTTGCTAAAAGAGCGGCCAGAGTTGTTCATCCAGGGAGACAGCGT GCGGCCAGGGATTCTGGTGCTGATTAACGATGCCGACTGGGAACTGCTG GAAGCAGGATGGGGGCAGGCAGCACCTGGTAGGCAGGATGGttcacccctcctccctccatccctctggAAGTCTTGGGGCCTCAGTGCCTGCAACAGCTGgccttggaaaaataaaagactagGTTGTTTACTGGCCTTGCCTGGAACTTCATCCTTAGAAACCGGTGGCACCCCACATTTCCCCCAGCTGTGGTCTCTGGTCCAACCTCTCTGTCCTCAGCCTAGGGCTTTCAGAACTGCCCTTCACCCAAAGAGAGAGCAGGGGTTGAAAGCCAGACTATCCAGACTCCGGGAAAGGGTGATGTGA
- the URM1 gene encoding ubiquitin-related modifier 1 isoform X5 — protein MAAPLSVEVEFGGGAELLFDGVKKHQVTLPGQEEPWDIRNLLVWIKKNLLKERPELFIQGDSVRPGILVLINDADWELLGELDYQLQDQDSILFISTLHGSRMGAGSTW, from the exons ATGGCAGCGCCCTTGTCAGTGGAGGTGGAGTTCGG AGGCGGTGCGGAGCTCCTGTTTGATGGTGTGAAGAAACATCAGGTCACCTTGCCTGGACAGGAGGAACCCT GGGACATCCGGAACCTCCTTGTCTGGATCAAGAAGAACTTGCTAAAAGAGCGGCCAGAGTTGTTCATCCAGGGAGACAGCGT GCGGCCAGGGATTCTGGTGCTGATTAACGATGCCGACTGGGAACTGCTG GGTGAGCTGGACTACCAGCTTCAGGACCAGGACAGCATCCTCTTCATATCCACGCTGCACG GAAGCAGGATGGGGGCAGGCAGCACCTGGTAG
- the URM1 gene encoding ubiquitin-related modifier 1 isoform X6 yields MAAPLSVEVEFGGGAELLFDGVKKHQVTLPGQEEPWDIRNLLVWIKKNLLKERPELFIQGDSVRPGILVLINDADWELLGELDYQLQDQDSILFISTLHGG; encoded by the exons ATGGCAGCGCCCTTGTCAGTGGAGGTGGAGTTCGG AGGCGGTGCGGAGCTCCTGTTTGATGGTGTGAAGAAACATCAGGTCACCTTGCCTGGACAGGAGGAACCCT GGGACATCCGGAACCTCCTTGTCTGGATCAAGAAGAACTTGCTAAAAGAGCGGCCAGAGTTGTTCATCCAGGGAGACAGCGT GCGGCCAGGGATTCTGGTGCTGATTAACGATGCCGACTGGGAACTGCTG GGTGAGCTGGACTACCAGCTTCAGGACCAGGACAGCATCCTCTTCATATCCACGCTGCACGGTGGCTAA
- the LOC114487453 gene encoding long-chain fatty acid transport protein 4-like translates to MGNSVSSVACVLCGAQGEGARREDREVLARQALWKDRPTVGAPGPKSRPLQVGACGFNSRILAFVYPIRLVRVNEDTMELIRGPDGICLPCQPGEPGQLVGAIIQHDPLRRFDGYLNQGANSKKIAKDVFKKGDQAYLTGDVLVMDELGYLYFRDRTGDTFRWKGENVSTTEVEGALSRLLAMADVAVYGVEVPGTEGRAGMAAVASPSGSCDLERLAQLLEKELPLYARPIFLRFLPELHKTGTFKLQKTDLRKEGFDPTVVKDPLFYLDVRKGFYVPLDREAYTRIQAGEEKL, encoded by the exons TGGCCAGGCAGGCACTGTGGAAGGACAG GCCCACGGTGGGAGCACCTGGGCCCAAGTCTCGGCCTTTGCAGGTGGGGGCCTGTGGATTCAACAGCCGCATCCTGGCTTTCGTGTACCCCATCCGGCTGGTTCGCGTCAACGAGGACACCATGGAGCTGATCCGGGGGCCCGATGGCATTTGCCTTCCCTGCCAGCCAG GTGAGCCGGGCCAGCTGGTGGGCGCCATCATCCAGCATGACCCCCTGCGGCGCTTCGATGGCTACCTCAACCAGGGCGCCAACAGCAAGAAGATCGCCAAGGATGTCTTCAAGAAGGGGGACCAGGCCTACCTCACCG GCGACGTGCTGGTGATGGACGAGCTGGGCTACCTGTACTTTCGGGACCGCACGGGGGACACCTTCCGCTGGAAAGGCGAGAACGTGTCCACCACGGAGGTGGAGGGCGCGCTCAGCCGCCTGCTGGCCATGGCCGATGTAGCCGTGTATGGCGTCGAGGTGCCAG GAACCGAGGGCCGGGCTGGCATGGCCGCTGTGGCCAGCCCCTCCGGCAGCTGTGACCTGGAGCGCTTAGCCCAGCTCCTGGAGAAGGAGCTGCCCCTGTACGCCCGCCCCATCTTCCTGCGCTTCCTGCCTGAGCTGCACAAAACAG ggACCTTCAAGCTACAGAAGACAGACCTGCGGAAGGAGGGCTTTGACCCAACAGTTGTGAAAGACCCGCTCTTCTACCTGGATGTCCGGAAGGGCTTCTATGTCCCTCTGGACCGAGAGGCCTACACTCGCATCCAGGCAGGCGAGGAGAAGCTGTGA